In Mesorhizobium sp. 113-3-3, a genomic segment contains:
- a CDS encoding carbohydrate ABC transporter permease, which translates to MDENSSARLKRRLLSIVHRVGLFLAMLTICLPGLWIVLSSLRPTVEIMAKPPVWIPQEISFDAYIAMFSGIGKGGIPVIEYFRNSLIISVTSTVIAVAIGMAGGYAFARYRFRGKSSVFLGLMLTRTVPGIALSLPLFFLYVRLGIIDTHFGLILAYVALNVPFTIWLIDGFFRQVPKDLAEAAQIDGCTRWQAFWQVEFPLAGPGIASAAIFAFLTCWNEFALASQLTRSVSAKTLPVGLLDYTAEFTIDWRGMCALAVVMIIPALTLTYIVQKHLVGGLTSGAVKG; encoded by the coding sequence ATGGACGAGAATTCTTCCGCCCGCCTCAAGCGCCGGCTGCTGAGCATCGTCCATCGCGTCGGCCTGTTCCTGGCGATGCTGACCATCTGCCTGCCCGGCCTCTGGATCGTGCTGTCGTCGCTGCGGCCGACCGTGGAGATCATGGCCAAGCCGCCGGTGTGGATTCCTCAGGAGATTTCCTTCGACGCTTATATCGCGATGTTCTCGGGCATCGGCAAAGGCGGCATCCCCGTCATCGAATATTTCCGCAACTCGCTGATCATCTCGGTCACCTCGACGGTCATCGCGGTGGCCATCGGCATGGCCGGCGGCTATGCCTTCGCGCGCTATCGCTTCCGTGGCAAATCGAGCGTCTTCCTCGGCCTGATGCTGACGCGCACGGTGCCGGGCATCGCGCTGTCGCTGCCGCTGTTCTTCCTCTATGTGCGGCTTGGCATCATCGACACGCATTTCGGGCTGATCCTCGCCTATGTCGCGCTCAACGTGCCGTTCACCATCTGGCTGATTGACGGCTTCTTCCGCCAGGTGCCGAAGGACCTCGCGGAGGCCGCGCAGATCGATGGCTGCACGCGCTGGCAGGCGTTCTGGCAGGTCGAGTTCCCCCTCGCCGGGCCTGGCATCGCATCCGCCGCCATCTTTGCCTTCCTGACCTGCTGGAACGAATTCGCGCTGGCTTCGCAGCTAACCCGCTCGGTCAGCGCCAAGACGTTGCCGGTCGGCCTGCTCGACTACACGGCCGAATTCACCATCGACTGGCGCGGCATGTGCGCGCTCGCCGTGGTGATGATCATCCCGGCGCTCACCCTCACCTACATCGTCCAGAAACACCTTGTCGGCGGCCTGACCTCCGGCGCGGTGAAAGGCTGA
- a CDS encoding ABC transporter ATP-binding protein: MATVSLKKLTKRYGNIGIVHGIDLDIADREFIALVGPSGCGKSTTLRMIAGLEEISAGSIEIGGRVVNDLPPRSRNISMVFQSYALYPHMTVRENLGFSLKIAGAAKEEMDRRVAEASAILGLDTLLDRRPSQLSGGQRQRVAMGRAIVRDPDVFLFDEPLSNLDAKLRTQMRTEIKKLHAKVQSTVIYVTHDQVEAMTLADRIVIMRDGHIEQVGTPDEVFRRPATRFVAGFIGSPPMNLHEATVDDGQLVFSSGEKLPLPAQFKANVAAGDKVVFGLRPDDIYPTGHGISSGSAADVHQIELPITVTEPLGNETLVFVEFNGTDWVSRMLNPRPLRSGERVAMSLDLSQAHLFAAGTGKTLRS; encoded by the coding sequence ATGGCAACGGTTTCCCTCAAAAAGCTGACGAAGCGCTACGGCAATATCGGGATCGTGCACGGCATCGATCTCGACATCGCCGACCGCGAATTCATCGCGCTGGTCGGCCCGTCCGGCTGCGGCAAGTCGACGACTTTGCGCATGATCGCCGGGTTGGAGGAAATCAGCGCCGGCTCGATCGAGATCGGCGGGCGCGTCGTCAACGATCTGCCGCCGCGCTCGCGCAACATCTCGATGGTGTTCCAGTCCTATGCGCTCTACCCGCATATGACCGTGCGCGAGAATCTCGGCTTCTCCTTGAAGATCGCCGGAGCGGCCAAGGAAGAGATGGACCGCCGCGTCGCCGAGGCCTCGGCGATTCTGGGCCTCGACACGCTGCTCGACCGCCGCCCGTCGCAACTGTCGGGCGGCCAGCGCCAGCGCGTCGCCATGGGCCGCGCCATCGTGCGCGATCCCGACGTGTTCCTGTTCGACGAGCCGCTCTCCAACCTCGACGCCAAGCTCAGAACGCAGATGCGCACCGAAATCAAGAAGCTCCATGCCAAGGTGCAGTCGACGGTGATCTACGTTACCCATGACCAGGTCGAGGCGATGACGCTGGCCGACCGTATCGTCATCATGCGCGATGGCCATATCGAACAGGTCGGCACGCCCGACGAGGTCTTCCGGCGCCCGGCGACGCGCTTCGTCGCCGGCTTCATCGGCTCGCCGCCCATGAACCTGCACGAAGCGACGGTCGATGACGGCCAGCTGGTTTTTTCCAGCGGCGAGAAACTGCCTTTGCCCGCCCAGTTCAAGGCCAATGTCGCCGCCGGCGACAAAGTCGTGTTCGGTCTGCGGCCTGACGATATCTATCCGACCGGGCACGGCATCAGTTCCGGCAGCGCCGCCGACGTTCACCAGATCGAGCTGCCGATCACCGTCACCGAGCCGCTCGGCAACGAGACACTGGTGTTCGTCGAGTTCAATGGCACCGACTGGGTGTCGCGCATGCTGAACCCGAGGCCGCTGCGGTCGGGCGAGCGGGTGGCGATGAGCCTCGACCTGTCGCAGGCGCATCTGTTTGCCGCCGGGACCGGAAAGACATTGCGGAGCTGA
- a CDS encoding mandelate racemase/muconate lactonizing enzyme family protein, with translation MARIEKIELRMVDLVPKVKRTDAIQSFVSQETPIVTITDSDGAVGTGYSYTIGTGGSSVMRLLSDHLAPRLIGRDPDMIEAIWHDLEFATHATTIGPITAIAIAAIDTALWDLRARKQKLPLWKLAGGAKDRCPLYTTEGGWLHIETAALVDDALAAKAKGFRGSKVKIGRPHGSEDLARLSAVRKAVGDGYEIMTDANQGFSVDEAIRRAARLRDLDLAWIEEPLPADDIDGHVRLSHSTPTPIAIGESLYSMRHFREYMQKGACSIVQVDVGRIGGITPWLKIAHAAEAFDIPVCPHFLMELHVSLTCAVQNGRYVEYIPQLDQLTGKHMRIEDGHALAPDEHGIGIDWDWDAVKAMSIAEFTTAITK, from the coding sequence ATGGCCAGGATCGAGAAAATCGAACTGCGGATGGTGGACCTTGTGCCCAAGGTCAAGCGCACGGACGCCATCCAGAGTTTCGTCAGCCAGGAAACGCCTATCGTCACGATCACCGATTCCGACGGCGCGGTCGGCACCGGCTACAGCTACACGATCGGCACCGGCGGTTCGTCGGTGATGCGGCTCTTGTCCGACCATCTGGCGCCGCGACTGATCGGCCGCGACCCCGACATGATCGAGGCGATCTGGCACGATCTCGAATTCGCAACGCATGCGACGACGATCGGCCCCATCACGGCAATCGCGATCGCTGCGATAGACACGGCGCTTTGGGATCTGAGGGCGAGGAAGCAGAAGCTGCCGCTGTGGAAGCTGGCCGGCGGCGCCAAGGACCGCTGCCCGCTCTACACCACCGAAGGCGGCTGGCTGCACATCGAGACGGCCGCACTTGTAGACGACGCACTGGCCGCCAAGGCCAAGGGATTTCGCGGCTCGAAGGTGAAGATCGGCAGGCCGCACGGGTCGGAGGATCTCGCCCGCCTGTCGGCGGTGCGCAAGGCGGTGGGCGACGGCTACGAGATCATGACCGACGCCAATCAGGGGTTTTCGGTCGACGAGGCGATCCGGCGCGCGGCGCGGCTGCGCGACCTCGACCTCGCCTGGATCGAGGAACCGCTGCCGGCCGACGACATTGACGGCCATGTCAGGTTGTCCCACTCGACGCCGACGCCGATCGCCATTGGCGAGTCGCTCTATTCGATGCGCCATTTCCGCGAATACATGCAGAAAGGCGCCTGCTCGATCGTCCAGGTCGATGTCGGCCGCATCGGCGGAATCACGCCATGGCTCAAGATCGCCCATGCGGCGGAGGCCTTCGACATTCCGGTCTGCCCGCATTTCCTGATGGAGCTGCATGTCAGCTTGACCTGCGCGGTTCAGAACGGCAGGTATGTCGAGTACATTCCGCAACTCGACCAGTTGACCGGCAAGCATATGCGCATCGAGGATGGGCATGCGCTGGCGCCCGACGAACATGGCATCGGCATCGACTGGGACTGGGATGCGGTCAAGGCCATGAGCATCGCCGAATTCACCACGGCGATCACCAAATAG
- a CDS encoding L-rhamnose mutarotase — MQRMGMVLGLKPEKVEEYVRLHAAVWPDVLTMISACNIKNYSIYLKRPENLLFSYFEYHGTDYAADMAKMAADPKTQEWWAVCIPCQEPLTTRKEGEWWASMDEVFHYD, encoded by the coding sequence ATGCAGCGAATGGGCATGGTGCTGGGGTTGAAGCCGGAAAAGGTCGAGGAGTATGTCCGCCTGCATGCCGCCGTCTGGCCCGACGTGCTGACCATGATCTCGGCCTGCAACATCAAGAATTATTCGATCTATCTGAAGCGGCCGGAGAACCTGCTGTTTTCCTATTTCGAATATCACGGCACCGACTATGCGGCCGACATGGCCAAGATGGCCGCCGACCCGAAGACGCAGGAATGGTGGGCGGTCTGCATACCTTGTCAGGAGCCGCTCACGACCCGCAAGGAGGGCGAATGGTGGGCCAGCATGGACGAGGTCTTCCACTATGACTGA
- a CDS encoding Gfo/Idh/MocA family protein yields the protein MTEGGFDPASLVQSWPKPSKPRPIVTFGAGSIVGDAHFPAYRKADFPIAGLYDPDQAKAKMLAEKWGVTAFRSIDEATAVKDAIFDLATPPGRHAEILKSLPDGAVALIQKPMGNYLGEATEILEICRAKELKAAVNFQLRFAPMMLGLKDAIAKGWLGEVVDFDAWLALSTPWELWEFLLKAPRVEIAMHSIHYLDLIRQLLGDPKGVHAKTLGHPNHKVAQTRTSAILDYGDTVRCALSINHDHKFGRRHQACEFRICGTEGAAYLKLGLNLDYPRGEPDILEIHPKGGTDWIAVPLAGEWFPDAFVGRMANVQRFATGEDDALVSSVEDAWNTMALVEAAYRSSAAPATPIAERP from the coding sequence ATGACTGAGGGCGGTTTCGACCCCGCCTCACTCGTCCAGTCCTGGCCAAAACCTTCAAAACCCCGTCCGATCGTCACTTTCGGTGCCGGGTCGATCGTCGGCGACGCGCATTTTCCCGCCTACCGCAAAGCGGACTTTCCGATTGCCGGTCTTTATGATCCGGACCAGGCCAAGGCGAAGATGCTGGCCGAGAAATGGGGCGTGACGGCGTTCCGCTCCATCGACGAAGCCACGGCGGTCAAGGATGCGATCTTCGACCTGGCAACGCCTCCGGGACGGCACGCCGAGATCCTGAAATCTCTGCCGGACGGTGCGGTCGCATTGATCCAGAAGCCGATGGGCAACTATCTCGGCGAGGCAACCGAAATCCTCGAAATCTGCCGCGCCAAGGAACTCAAGGCAGCAGTCAATTTCCAGTTGCGCTTCGCGCCGATGATGCTGGGGCTCAAGGATGCCATCGCCAAGGGCTGGCTCGGCGAGGTCGTCGATTTCGACGCCTGGCTGGCGCTGTCGACGCCGTGGGAATTGTGGGAGTTCCTGCTCAAGGCGCCGCGCGTCGAGATCGCCATGCACTCGATCCACTATCTCGACCTCATCAGGCAATTGCTCGGCGATCCCAAGGGCGTCCACGCCAAGACGCTCGGCCATCCCAATCACAAGGTGGCGCAGACGCGCACCAGCGCCATTCTCGACTATGGCGACACCGTGCGCTGCGCGCTGTCGATTAACCACGACCACAAGTTCGGCCGCCGGCACCAGGCCTGCGAGTTCCGCATCTGCGGCACGGAGGGGGCGGCCTATCTCAAGCTCGGCCTCAACCTCGACTATCCCCGGGGCGAACCGGACATATTGGAAATCCATCCGAAGGGCGGAACGGACTGGATTGCCGTACCGCTCGCCGGCGAGTGGTTCCCCGACGCTTTCGTCGGGCGCATGGCCAATGTACAGCGCTTCGCCACCGGCGAGGACGATGCGCTGGTCAGTTCGGTCGAGGACGCCTGGAACACCATGGCGCTGGTGGAAGCCGCCTATAGATCGAGCGCAGCGCCGGCGACACCGATCGCGGAAAGACCCTGA
- a CDS encoding MaoC/PaaZ C-terminal domain-containing protein, producing MMEQITYFEDYEIGSSRLTSGRTITETDFIVHAGHTGDFFPHHMDAEYMKTTPFGQRIAHGTLVFSVGVGLTASIINPVAFSYGYDRLRFVKPVFIGDTIRTRTTITAKEDDPKRPASGRVIERCEVINQRGEVVLAADHIYIVERKPA from the coding sequence CTGATGGAACAGATCACCTATTTCGAGGACTACGAGATCGGCTCTTCGCGGCTGACCAGCGGCCGCACCATCACCGAGACCGACTTCATCGTCCATGCCGGCCACACCGGCGATTTCTTCCCGCACCACATGGACGCCGAGTACATGAAGACGACGCCGTTCGGCCAGCGCATCGCGCATGGCACACTGGTGTTCTCGGTCGGGGTCGGCTTGACAGCGAGCATCATCAACCCTGTCGCCTTCTCCTATGGCTATGACCGGCTGCGCTTCGTCAAGCCGGTGTTCATCGGCGACACGATCCGCACACGCACCACCATCACGGCCAAGGAAGACGATCCCAAGCGGCCGGCTTCGGGACGCGTGATCGAGCGCTGCGAGGTGATCAACCAGCGCGGCGAGGTCGTGCTCGCGGCCGACCACATCTACATCGTCGAACGCAAGCCGGCCTAA
- a CDS encoding ABC transporter permease subunit: MLVWSRPGRIVLWVMFALIFGVLFLAPLAVILLSSLADQWNGVLPNGLTTEHYADVIRGAAWNSVKASLITGFLASALALVSGAWAALSLRLQGPALKRLLGLLFFIPSAVPSVSVGLGLLVAFSHPPLLLNGTIAIVMIAHFVLISAFTFGNVSAGLARLSPDFDQVASSLGARPAYRLWHVTLPLLAPYLVAAFGLSFALSMGELGATVMVYPPGWVTLPVSIFSLTDRGDIFAGAALTMILVAATLVLLLGLERITKRATGA; encoded by the coding sequence ATGCTGGTCTGGTCGCGCCCTGGTCGCATCGTGCTGTGGGTAATGTTCGCGCTGATCTTCGGCGTCTTGTTCCTGGCGCCGTTGGCGGTCATCCTGTTGTCCAGCCTCGCCGACCAGTGGAACGGCGTGCTGCCGAACGGCCTGACGACGGAGCACTACGCCGATGTTATCCGCGGCGCTGCATGGAATTCGGTCAAGGCGAGCCTCATCACCGGCTTCCTGGCCAGCGCGCTGGCGCTGGTCAGCGGCGCATGGGCGGCCCTGTCCCTTCGCCTGCAAGGACCTGCCTTGAAGCGCCTGCTAGGCCTGCTTTTCTTCATCCCCAGTGCCGTCCCGTCCGTGTCCGTCGGCCTTGGCCTGCTGGTTGCCTTCAGCCATCCGCCGCTGCTGCTCAACGGTACGATCGCGATCGTCATGATCGCGCATTTCGTGCTGATTTCGGCCTTCACCTTCGGCAATGTCTCGGCAGGTCTGGCGCGGCTATCGCCCGATTTCGATCAGGTGGCGTCGAGCCTCGGCGCGCGGCCGGCCTACCGGCTCTGGCATGTCACGCTGCCCTTGCTCGCCCCCTATCTGGTCGCCGCCTTCGGCCTGAGCTTCGCGCTGTCGATGGGCGAACTTGGCGCCACGGTTATGGTCTATCCGCCGGGCTGGGTGACGCTGCCGGTGTCGATCTTCAGCCTCACCGATCGCGGCGACATCTTTGCCGGTGCCGCACTCACAATGATTCTGGTGGCGGCGACGCTGGTCCTGCTGCTCGGACTGGAGCGCATCACCAAGCGCGCCACCGGCGCTTAG
- a CDS encoding 2-aminoethylphosphonate ABC transporter permease subunit translates to MSEAVALRAPAVRREPGKFWIVPPAALLALLFFYPLALIARQAFLDDSGVANAAEIFRVLHSRFFLNALINTVTISVAATAGCLIVGLVLALILAFVPFPGSGFIARLIDTFIALPTFLVTLAFTFLYGSAGMLNTGLMEAFSLPLPPVDFLYSTWGVVLAEVTVYTPFILRPLLAAFSLVDRGQIEAASVLGARPFRIVRQVILPAAIPALVAGGSLCLLLTVNEFGIVLFIGAKGVITLPLLIYGKAIQESAYQVACIIAVVNIALSLGLFGLYRFAAGRLGV, encoded by the coding sequence GTGTCTGAGGCCGTCGCCCTTCGCGCGCCGGCGGTCAGGCGCGAACCCGGCAAGTTCTGGATCGTGCCCCCTGCGGCCCTGTTGGCGCTGCTGTTCTTCTATCCCCTGGCGCTGATCGCCCGGCAGGCCTTCCTTGATGATAGTGGCGTCGCCAATGCCGCCGAGATTTTTCGCGTGCTGCATTCGCGCTTCTTCCTCAACGCGCTGATCAACACGGTGACGATCTCGGTGGCGGCAACGGCCGGGTGTCTGATCGTCGGCCTCGTGTTGGCGCTGATCCTCGCCTTCGTGCCGTTCCCCGGCAGCGGTTTCATCGCCCGGCTGATCGACACCTTCATCGCGCTGCCGACCTTCCTGGTGACGCTTGCCTTCACCTTCCTCTACGGCTCCGCCGGCATGCTCAACACCGGGCTGATGGAGGCCTTCTCGCTGCCGCTGCCGCCCGTCGATTTCCTCTATTCGACATGGGGCGTGGTGCTGGCTGAAGTCACCGTCTACACGCCCTTCATCCTGAGGCCGCTTCTTGCTGCCTTCTCGCTCGTCGACCGTGGCCAGATCGAAGCGGCAAGCGTGCTCGGCGCACGGCCTTTCCGCATCGTGCGCCAGGTCATCCTGCCGGCGGCAATTCCCGCACTCGTCGCCGGTGGCAGCCTCTGCCTGCTGTTGACCGTCAATGAATTCGGCATCGTGCTGTTCATCGGCGCCAAGGGCGTCATCACGCTGCCGCTGCTGATCTACGGCAAGGCGATCCAGGAATCGGCCTACCAGGTCGCCTGCATCATCGCCGTGGTCAACATCGCGCTGTCGCTTGGCCTGTTCGGCCTCTATCGCTTCGCCGCCGGCCGGCTGGGAGTCTAG
- a CDS encoding ABC transporter ATP-binding protein: MSAVAFTGTSVMDIDAAKIRGAGSNVHFDKVSVAYGAHVVLHPLTLDIAPGEILAMIGPSGSGKTTALRAVAGFVRPASGRIRIGATDVTDLPPYERGLGMVVQNYALFPHMRVEDNVAFGLRAQGADKALIAERVKDALGTVGMATFARRYPRELSGGQQQRVAIARALAVRPRVLLLDEPLSALDAQIRRNMVEEIARLHRSLPGLTILYVTHDQTEALTLADKIAIMRDGRVCSHGPTTELYRRPPNRFTAEFLGRANLLPVTVAEPAGSKGFATARHGDAVLTGAGRDEKEGDKSLLCIRPQHLSLTADNEHINRIVGTLQEVHWQGELTHLVLDVDGTPVRVSATKLPIALPEPGARVPLFFAPADTSLLPEDSGV, encoded by the coding sequence ATGTCGGCCGTCGCCTTTACTGGTACCAGTGTCATGGACATCGACGCCGCGAAAATTCGCGGCGCCGGCTCCAATGTCCACTTCGACAAGGTCAGCGTCGCCTATGGCGCGCATGTCGTCCTGCATCCGCTGACCCTGGACATCGCGCCGGGTGAAATCCTGGCGATGATTGGCCCCTCCGGCTCCGGCAAGACCACCGCCTTGCGGGCTGTTGCCGGCTTCGTGCGGCCGGCAAGCGGCCGCATCCGCATCGGCGCCACCGACGTCACCGATCTGCCGCCTTACGAGCGAGGCCTAGGCATGGTGGTGCAGAACTACGCGCTGTTTCCGCACATGCGGGTTGAAGACAACGTGGCTTTCGGCCTGCGTGCGCAGGGCGCCGACAAGGCGCTGATCGCCGAGCGGGTCAAGGATGCGCTCGGCACCGTCGGCATGGCGACTTTTGCCCGGCGTTATCCCAGAGAGCTTTCGGGCGGCCAGCAGCAGCGCGTCGCGATTGCCCGCGCGCTTGCCGTGCGGCCGCGCGTGCTGCTGCTCGACGAGCCGCTGTCGGCGCTCGACGCGCAGATCCGCCGCAACATGGTCGAGGAAATCGCCCGCTTGCACCGCAGCCTGCCGGGCCTGACGATCCTCTACGTCACCCACGACCAGACAGAGGCGCTGACGCTCGCCGACAAGATCGCCATCATGCGTGACGGCAGGGTCTGTTCGCACGGGCCGACGACGGAACTCTACCGCCGCCCGCCGAACCGCTTCACCGCCGAATTCCTTGGCCGCGCCAATCTTCTGCCGGTGACGGTCGCCGAGCCTGCCGGGTCGAAAGGCTTTGCCACGGCAAGGCATGGCGACGCGGTGCTCACCGGTGCCGGCCGTGACGAGAAGGAAGGCGACAAAAGCCTGCTTTGTATCAGGCCGCAGCACCTGAGCCTGACCGCCGACAACGAGCACATCAACCGCATCGTCGGCACGTTGCAGGAAGTGCACTGGCAGGGCGAACTCACCCACCTCGTGCTCGATGTCGACGGCACGCCGGTGCGCGTCTCGGCGACGAAATTGCCGATCGCCTTGCCCGAACCCGGCGCCAGGGTTCCGCTGTTCTTCGCGCCGGCCGACACCTCGCTGCTTCCGGAAGATTCCGGTGTCTGA
- a CDS encoding 2-aminoethylphosphonate ABC transporter substrate-binding protein, with translation MKSRNLTIAMAFAASLLASSALVSPAFADGVVTIYSADGLHDGNGSWYETEFAAFTKATGITVQYIEAGSGGVVERVAKEKSNPQADVLVTLPPFVQRAAADGLLQDYKPQGADQIDGGTDKYRPVVNNYMNFIYNSAVLSEAPKSYNDLLDPKFKGKIQYSTPGQAGDGTAVMLQIIHAFGGEDAGFEFMKKLQDNNVGPSASTGKLTALVNKGELHVANGDLQMNMSQMAGNPNIKVFWPAGPDGVRSTFALPYEIGLVTGAPNADNGKKLIDFLLSKEAQSTVSSIAIGVPARKDVTPSDANFAKLQEAMKGLTIWSPNWDEALTKLPDYVKKWNEATGS, from the coding sequence ATGAAATCGCGCAATCTCACCATCGCCATGGCCTTCGCTGCGTCGCTCCTGGCGTCGTCGGCTCTCGTCTCACCAGCTTTCGCCGACGGCGTCGTCACCATCTATTCCGCCGACGGCCTGCATGACGGCAACGGCAGTTGGTACGAGACCGAATTCGCCGCCTTCACCAAGGCCACTGGCATCACCGTGCAGTATATCGAGGCCGGCTCCGGCGGTGTCGTCGAGCGTGTCGCCAAGGAAAAGTCGAACCCGCAGGCCGACGTGCTGGTGACGCTGCCGCCCTTCGTCCAGCGCGCCGCCGCCGACGGCCTGCTGCAGGACTACAAGCCGCAAGGCGCCGACCAGATCGACGGCGGCACCGACAAGTACCGGCCTGTCGTCAACAACTACATGAACTTCATCTACAACAGCGCCGTGCTGTCGGAAGCGCCGAAGAGCTACAACGACCTGCTCGATCCCAAATTCAAGGGCAAGATCCAGTATTCGACGCCCGGCCAGGCTGGCGACGGCACTGCCGTCATGTTGCAGATCATCCATGCCTTCGGCGGCGAGGATGCCGGCTTCGAGTTCATGAAGAAGCTGCAGGACAACAATGTCGGCCCATCCGCCTCGACCGGCAAGCTGACCGCGTTGGTCAACAAGGGCGAATTGCACGTCGCCAACGGCGATCTGCAGATGAACATGTCGCAGATGGCCGGCAATCCCAACATCAAGGTGTTCTGGCCGGCGGGTCCTGACGGCGTGCGCTCCACCTTCGCGCTGCCCTATGAAATCGGCCTGGTCACCGGCGCGCCCAACGCCGACAACGGCAAGAAACTCATCGATTTCCTGTTGTCCAAGGAAGCGCAGTCGACGGTCAGCTCGATTGCCATCGGCGTGCCCGCCCGCAAGGACGTGACGCCGTCCGACGCCAACTTCGCCAAGCTGCAGGAGGCGATGAAGGGCCTGACCATCTGGTCGCCGAATTGGGACGAAGCGCTGACCAAGCTTCCCGACTACGTCAAGAAGTGGAACGAGGCGACCGGAAGCTGA
- a CDS encoding NAD(P)-dependent oxidoreductase: MMKAVRTDQELECPGIDAGLRTRGVELVTLPDGIAEADLMHAVADADLLLMCYTPITARVIDAAPKLKGIVKYGVGIDAIDIPAAMRRGIPVVNVPEYAEETVAEGAFALMIALARRLPAITAAVARDGWVWPAQRWLGHDISGATLGLVGCGKIGRSMARMAGQGFHARVLGFDPGVDAATMHAAGIEKVDDLRSMLRACDFVSLHCVLNDKTRGLIGKAELACLKPTAIIINVSRGALIDEAAVVEAIVAGRIGGAGLDVYSVEPLARSGHPMSALFGRDDVILFPHLTFFTHEAMRRLEEDTLARCVEILDGRLVTIRSHDARLRAQTSGVSFT, encoded by the coding sequence ATGATGAAGGCCGTTCGTACCGACCAGGAGCTTGAATGCCCCGGCATCGATGCCGGCTTGCGGACTAGGGGCGTCGAACTGGTGACGCTGCCCGATGGCATTGCCGAGGCGGATCTGATGCACGCCGTTGCCGACGCCGATCTGCTTCTCATGTGCTACACGCCGATCACGGCACGGGTCATCGACGCGGCGCCGAAATTGAAGGGCATCGTCAAATACGGCGTCGGCATCGATGCCATCGATATTCCGGCCGCGATGCGGCGCGGCATTCCCGTCGTCAATGTGCCCGAATATGCGGAGGAAACCGTCGCCGAAGGCGCCTTCGCCCTGATGATCGCACTCGCCAGGCGGCTGCCGGCGATCACCGCGGCGGTGGCCCGGGACGGCTGGGTCTGGCCCGCGCAGCGCTGGCTGGGGCACGACATATCAGGCGCCACGCTTGGGCTCGTCGGCTGCGGCAAGATCGGCCGCAGCATGGCGCGCATGGCCGGCCAGGGGTTTCACGCACGTGTGCTCGGCTTCGATCCTGGTGTCGATGCCGCGACCATGCATGCCGCCGGCATCGAGAAGGTTGACGACCTCCGGTCCATGTTGCGCGCCTGTGATTTCGTTTCCCTCCATTGCGTGCTCAACGACAAGACTCGCGGCCTGATCGGCAAGGCCGAGCTCGCGTGCCTGAAGCCCACCGCGATCATTATCAATGTCTCGCGCGGCGCGCTGATTGACGAGGCGGCCGTTGTCGAGGCGATCGTGGCAGGCCGGATCGGCGGCGCCGGGCTCGACGTCTATTCGGTCGAACCGCTGGCCAGATCAGGCCATCCGATGAGCGCGCTGTTTGGCCGTGACGATGTAATCCTGTTTCCGCATCTCACCTTCTTTACGCATGAGGCGATGCGCCGGCTCGAGGAAGACACGCTCGCGCGTTGCGTCGAGATTCTTGACGGTCGGCTCGTGACCATTCGCTCGCATGATGCGCGTTTGCGGGCGCAGACCTCGGGCGTTTCCTTCACCTGA